In Deferribacter desulfuricans SSM1, the following are encoded in one genomic region:
- the epsC gene encoding serine O-acetyltransferase produces MGLIRWFKEEINNIFEKDPAARSVWEIIFCYPGFHANIFHRVAHWLWKHKLYFLGRFVSHISRFLTGIEIHPGAKIGKRFFIDHGMGVVIGETAEIGDNVTIYHQVTLGGVSLNKGKRHPTIGNNVVIGSGAKVLGPFTVGENSKIGSNSVVVKEVPPNSTVVGIPGRVVTKKDRKLLDFDHDKLPDPVANAINCIVDRVVELEKEIKTLQKKVEKYESNDKK; encoded by the coding sequence ATGGGCTTAATCAGATGGTTTAAAGAAGAAATTAATAATATTTTTGAAAAGGATCCAGCAGCAAGAAGTGTATGGGAAATCATTTTTTGCTATCCAGGTTTTCATGCCAATATTTTTCATCGAGTTGCACATTGGTTGTGGAAGCATAAACTTTATTTTCTTGGTAGGTTTGTTTCACATATCTCTAGATTTTTAACAGGAATAGAAATACACCCCGGTGCTAAAATAGGTAAAAGGTTTTTTATAGACCATGGTATGGGTGTAGTGATTGGTGAAACAGCAGAGATTGGGGATAATGTGACAATATATCATCAGGTAACACTTGGCGGCGTTAGCCTTAATAAAGGGAAAAGGCACCCTACAATTGGTAATAATGTGGTAATTGGTTCTGGAGCTAAGGTGTTGGGACCGTTTACTGTTGGTGAAAACTCTAAAATTGGTTCTAATTCTGTTGTAGTTAAGGAAGTTCCGCCCAATTCTACTGTTGTTGGAATTCCTGGCAGAGTTGTGACTAAAAAAGATAGAAAACTGCTTGATTTTGACCATGATAAACTGCCTGATCCTGTAGCTAACGCAATAAACTGTATTGTTGATAGAGTTGTTGAGCTTGAAAAAGAGATAAAAACTCTTCAAAAAAAGGTGGAAAAATATGAAAGTAACGACAAGAAGTAG
- a CDS encoding DUF362 domain-containing protein has protein sequence MAHVITDECTNCGACEDECPVGAISEGDGKRVIDPDTCTDCGACAEVCPVDAIEAP, from the coding sequence ATGGCACATGTAATTACTGATGAGTGCACAAACTGCGGTGCATGCGAAGATGAATGCCCAGTAGGCGCAATTAGCGAAGGTGATGGCAAAAGAGTAATCGATCCTGACACTTGCACAGATTGCGGTGCTTGTGCAGAAGTTTGCCCAGTTGATGCAATCGAGGCTCCTTAA